In Drosophila teissieri strain GT53w chromosome 2R, Prin_Dtei_1.1, whole genome shotgun sequence, the following proteins share a genomic window:
- the LOC122614432 gene encoding uncharacterized protein LOC122614432, whose translation MCADALVQNSKVFFISREVRIAPANVIVPHGKPLHSYRYLTAPFNTKVWIVLATYVFLISLFLCLIHWLRSGKWDFSGNLLEVYSSLLFNGFHLKAIQGTERFILFGVLFISGFVYSTMYLGLLKSMLISEIFEKQIQTFEELAASNIPLLIDPYDRMIFQEHHIPKSLWTAVRTVPSETLVSHRNNFDQKYAYVLFPDRMDMFVYAQQYLRHPKFRRIPIDICFLFAGFPMSKKWFLKHHLSRAWFHAFESGIVNKMASDSYRESVGQGYLSFPITEHLEAKPLGLYYFVMPAISLVLGYSMALLSFIVEVIACKLHFTFKYRCG comes from the coding sequence ATGTGCGCCGATGCTTTGGTTCAAAACTCCAAAGTGTTTTTCATCTCCAGAGAGGTCAGGATCGCTCCTGCCAATGTGATTGTACCGCATGGAAAACCACTGCATAGCTACAGATACTTGACAGCGCCGTTCAACACCAAAGTGTGGATTGTTTTAGCCACCTATGTATTTCTGATTTCCTTGTTCCTCTGTCTGATTCACTGGCTTAGAAGCGGAAAATGGGACTTTAGTGGAAATTTGCTCGAAGTCTACAGctcacttttatttaatggCTTCCACTTGAAGGCGATCCAGGGAACGGAACGCTTCATTCTGTTTGGAGTATTATTCATTTCAGGATTTGTGTACTCCACCATGTATTTGGGGCTGCTGAAGAGCATGCTCATTTCGGAGATTTTTGAGAAGCAGATACAAACCTTCGAGGAACTGGCTGCATCAAATATTCCGCTCCTCATCGATCCGTATGATAGGATGATCTTTCAAGAGCATCACATTCCCAAGTCGCTTTGGACCGCTGTGAGAACAGTGCCCTCGGAAACCCTAGTCAGCCATCGAAACAACTTTGACCAGAAGTACGCCTATGTGTTGTTTCCAGATCGCATGGACATGTTCGTCTACGCCCAGCAGTACTTACGGCATCCAAAGTTCCGTCGCATACCCATCGACATCTGTTTCCTCTTTGCCGGATTCCCCATGAGCAAGAAGTGGTTCCTCAAGCACCACCTCAGTAGGGCCTGGTTCCATGCCTTCGAGAGCGGCATAGTGAATAAAATGGCCTCGGATTCCTATCGCGAGTCGGTGGGCCAGGGATATCTTAGCTTTCCCATTACGGAGCACTTGGAGGCGAAGCCTTTGGGTCTCTATTACTTCGTGATGCCAGCGATTTCGCTTGTGCTCGGCTATTCAATGGCCTTACTGAGCTTCATTGTAGAAGTTATTGCGTGCAAGTTACATTTCACTTTCAAATACAGATGTGGTTAA